Within the Gossypium raimondii isolate GPD5lz chromosome 12, ASM2569854v1, whole genome shotgun sequence genome, the region ggaATGCACCCaacatttcaatttttgataAGCTGTTTATCACTTGAGGCGAACgtctactattttattttacaatgaACTTTGCATTATATTGACAAGGTAGTTCTTTTATAGGGTTCCTAATGCAAAACCTGGCAGAGAATCGACTGATATTGAAATATACGGAATGCAAGGAATCCCGCCTGATGTGCTGGCTGCTCACTATGGAGAAGAAGGTAAACATATTGATGTATCATTTATAACCATGTTCCACTTCAAATGATGGCACTTGAGTTGTTTCACATACATGTGTTATGTACCTTTGCACACTTAAATGCCATTTACTTGCCACTACTTCTCTTTGACTGTTTTTTGCTTTTCGTTTGCTTTTTCAGATTTCCTAATGTAGAAAGAGCAAGTAGTAAATAACAAATCGTATGTATTCGTTAATAAGTAAAACATGATAGATGTGCATTGGTCTAAACCATGCTTTATGGCTTTTATAAAGcttaattttcttataatatttGCTAAAATTACTTTTTGTTGTTGCACCCAAACAttgctttctctttttttcttatggAAGAATTActgattattaaaaaaagtggCAGCTTGAAGGTGCCTTCTTAAATATTATTGTAATAACATAGGTGAGTATAATCAAGTGTGCATTTTAAAGTTGAATAGGGATGCACGTTTTTGTTTAAAAGAGGAAATAAGGATGCAAATTTTCTCTTAAGCAAATCACTTTGCAGGCAGAAGCATGCTTATAAAATGAGTTCTGCAGTTTTCTGCAATTTTCATGAGTTTCCTTTATGTGAAATAGTATTTTATTGCAAATAATTTCTAGATGGACTTGTGCTTGGAGTGTTCACATTATAattgcaaatattttaattaacaagtttGATGCTGTTGCATATTGACTGTGATTTCATATTTGCtattaattcataaaataagATTTCTTGCAGAAGAAGAAGCTCCATCAAAAGCGGCCAAACTGGATATCCCATCTACTCAGCTTGTGGGAGGATTGATGCCAGGGCCACTTGGTGTTGGATATCCTCCTCAGTCAACTTTAGGAGCAGTGCAGCCAATGTATGTTCTCTTTAGACTTTTATCCTAGCAAACTCTGTTCTAGATATTGTTAAGGTTTTGGGTTATGGAATATTTAGAATTGGCGTTATGTAAGAATAATAGACTTTTTTATGTCATTGTTACTTACATTTTGTGGCTTTGTTCACGTGTGTATATGTATGCAGCATTTCAGTTTGCAATTTTAAGGATACTCTTCTTCATCTTGAAAAGTTGTTAATGTAGTTAATCTAGCAGTTTAATGTGTTCTTTGCCTCAGGTATAATGCTGCAGTGCCTGTACCTCCTGTTGGTTGGGCAGTTCCACCTCGTCCACAGCCTTGGCTCCCACAGCATCCTGCAGCTTCAGTTCCTCTATCTGCACCTATGGGATATGTGCAGCAGCCATTATTTCCAGTGCAAGGTGTGAGGCCTCCTTTGGCAGTGCCTTCAACATCACCTTCACTCCAACCTTCACAAATTGCTCCACCTGGATTGCCGGTGTCAACACCTACACTTCCTGTATCCCAACCTTTGTTCCCTGTTGTCAATAATAGTGTACCGACTCAAAGCTCACCATTTTCTGCTTCTTTGCCAACAAGTGTTCCGGAAGGAAAAGGTTCAATTGAAGCGCATTCAAGTGGTAGTGCTTCTCTGACAGGTAGCTATCACCTTCTTCCCTGCTGTTGTACTTCTACTTAATTTTGACTTAACTTGCTTCCTATTTTTGTAACTTCTCTTTTTATTTGCTTGCTTATAGGCGGAGCTGGAGGCAATTCTCATTCTTATGCCTCTGGTCCAAATACTGGTGGTCCATCTATTGGACCACCCCCTGTTATTGCAAATAAAGCTCCTGCTATCCAGCCAGCAGTAAACGAGGTTTATTTAGTATGGGATGATGAGGCTATGTCCATGGTCAGTTCCTAACTTCTCTTTAGTTGTGTTTTTATTTGCCCTTTTCTAGATTATGgttgcaaaattttattgaaggattttattttatatatttgcagGAAGAAAGAAGAATGTCCGTAGCGAAATATCAGATGCATGATGAAAATAGCCAGGTAAGTCATAACTATCTCTCTAGTACACGGAGTTGGTTTGCACATCTAACCAGATGAGTAGGCtttatgtttcatgttttcAGATTCAGTTGTTTATGCACTTGTTACCTATTTGATAAggtattttattctattattattattattattatttttaactctattccatattaaaaagaaaacaatttgtGAAGAATCCATGAGCCTTTTAATCAGTTATTCCCATTAATTGATGGGCATGcacttttgttttaaaatatgacTTTTCCACTTTGCAAGCAATTGTCTCCAACTGTTTGGGCCCCAATATTTAAGTAGGTATtatgtcattttcttttctggtGTTGGTAAGTGCAACTTTGACAAGCTTGCTGCAACCCACTCAAGGATTTCTTCCGTCTAGCATTGAATCCGGTTAAGAACAGAGTATGTATGTATGcttgtatgtatgcatgtaggtatgcatgtatgtatgtacatGATTCCTTAAACTTTGGATTTTATTCAATGCTATTCATTCTCCCTATGCTTGATTTCAAAGTGTGGGGTTTGGGTGGAACAAGATGATACCCAACAGATTTTTGCTCAAATAAATAGCATTGATCGTGAATTCAGACTTTTCCAGGTCAGCTTCTTTCGCAAAGTTTGGTATCTTTTGCATAGGACCAGGACCAAGCTTCTAACGAATTAAGTTCTATCCAAGTGAGGGATTGGTCATGGTTCCTGTCTGATCAGTTtcatttggattttgatttcaGATGAGCTCTATTGATGCAGCAATAGACAGAAGGATCC harbors:
- the LOC105763087 gene encoding protein SUPPRESSOR OF FRI 4 — encoded protein: MGKKKKRVPSKVWCYYCDREFDDEKILVQHQKAKHFKCHVCHKKLSTAGGMAIHVLQVHKESVTKVPNAKPGRESTDIEIYGMQGIPPDVLAAHYGEEEEEAPSKAAKLDIPSTQLVGGLMPGPLGVGYPPQSTLGAVQPMYNAAVPVPPVGWAVPPRPQPWLPQHPAASVPLSAPMGYVQQPLFPVQGVRPPLAVPSTSPSLQPSQIAPPGLPVSTPTLPVSQPLFPVVNNSVPTQSSPFSASLPTSVPEGKGSIEAHSSGSASLTGGAGGNSHSYASGPNTGGPSIGPPPVIANKAPAIQPAVNEVYLVWDDEAMSMEERRMSVAKYQMHDENSQMSSIDAAIDRRILESRLAGRMAF